Proteins from a genomic interval of Oncorhynchus nerka isolate Pitt River linkage group LG13, Oner_Uvic_2.0, whole genome shotgun sequence:
- the tab2 gene encoding TGF-beta-activated kinase 1 and MAP3K7-binding protein 2 isoform X2 — protein MAQGSHQIDIRVLHDLRQKFPEVPEGVVSQCVLQNDNNLDACCEYLSQVSPGYLYSEGGNLSNNDDPSFIRLRNHMTQLNLGLQSQFQNVHAAPGRDGLRMNGSRTLSHSLSDGPLQTGQTPNSDFFQQEPQSAPVQAPSNLNVFAVMEPKRKPQPPQHLGLYQLGGKGQSMGHHGQQTPRFNPITVTLAPNIQTGRNTPTSLHIHGGPHTQSGLSSPQGNSIYIRPYVTQPGGTTRQSQQQQAGRAQYSPTSQPQQQIYQISHPTSLPGSRTGPSCQQHQHGSSHTSQHQSQGHQTSHVYMPISSPTNPQAPSILQAPSGGQASSSGASSSVMPSGMSSFSQYNIQNISTGPRKNQIEIKLESPQRSNSTTTTLRTSSSPRSNSSTSSSCPSSSSSVGAAPGTTTTPLSIGGPGLSRSQPTVYISASPPTAATTTPSDEAVMVPTGSRSQPKFYITANNDDGGGRNPPTVYISAQPPPHGSQGARNMGGQVSMGPAYIHHHPPKSRASMGGAGTATSPRVVVTQPNTKYTFKITVSPNKPPAVSPGVVSPTFEATNLLSLPSDHHFVEPEPHHLSDPLSAYRERPSEPRRLSMGSDDAAYTQALLVHQKARMDRLWHELELKKRTLEKLKEEVNEMENDLTRRRLERSNSQSQIPSIEEMQQLRCKNRILQIDIDLLTKEIDLQTRGPHFNPSAIHNFYDNIGFLGPVPPKPKEPEGQGTDGRIFNVTSTLTMEPSSAPPPPPAALPLESDQEEDEGTQWSCTACTFLNHPALNRCEQCEFPRHF, from the exons ATGGCCCAGGGAAGCCACCAGATTGACATCCGGGTTTTGCACGACCTGCGCCAGAAGTTCCCTGAAGTTCCAGAGGGTGTTGTTTCCCAGTGTGTTCTGCAG AACGACAACAATTTGGACGCCTGTTGTGAGTACCTGTCTCAGGTGAGCCCGGGGTACTTGTACAGCGAAGGAGGCAACCTCAGCAACAACGACGACCCCAGCTTCATCAGGCTCCGCAATCACATGACCCAGCTGAACCTGGGCCTGCAGTCTCAGTTTCAAAATGTGCATGCGGCCCCGGGACGGGACGGCCTGAGGATGAACGGCAGCAGGACTCTGTCCCACAGCCTGAGTGACGGGCCCCTCCAGACAGGACAGACCCCCAACAGTGACTTCTTCCAGCAGGAGCCCCAGTCAGCCCCTGTGCAGGCACCCTCCAACCTCAATGTGTTTGCCGTGATGGAGCCTAAACGCAAGCCCCAGCCGCCCCAGCACCTGGGACTCTACCAGCTGGGGGGCAAAGGGCAGTCCATGGGCCATCATGGCCAGCAGACGCCCCGCTTCAACCCCATCACCGTCACCCTGGCCCCCAACATCCAGACGGGACGCAACACCCCCACCTCTTTGCACATACACGGCGGGCCCCATACACAGTCCGGACTGAGCAGTCCACAGGGTAACTCTATCTACATCAGGCCTTATGTGACCCAGCCCGGCGGTACGACCCGGCAAAGCCAGCAGCAGCAGGCTGGCAGGGCCCAGTACAGCCCCACCTCCCAGCCCCAGCAGCAGATCTATCAGATCTCCCATCCCACCTCACTGCCTGGCTCCCGGACAGGCCCTTCCTGCCAGCAGCACCAGCACGGCTCCTCACATACCTCACAGCACCAGTCACAGGGCCACCAGACCTCCCATGTCTACATGCCCATCAGCTCCCCTACCAACCCACAGGCCCCCTCTATCCTCCAGGCCCCCTCTGGAGGTCAGGCCTCCTCCTCTGGTGCCTCGTCCTCGGTCATGCCCTCTGGCATGTCCTCCTTCAGCCAGTACAACATCCAGAACATCTCCACCGGACCGCGCAAGAACCAGATAGAGATCAAACTTGAATCTCCTCAGAGGAGCAACTCCACCACGACCACACTGCGCACCAGCAGCAGCCCCCGCtccaactcctccacctcctcctcctgcccgtcatcctcctcctctgtcgGGGCAGCCCCTGGCACCACCACTACCCCCCTGTCCATCGGAGGCCCGGGCCTAAGCCGCAGCCAGCCCACTGTTTACATCTCTGCCAGCCCGCCCACCGCTGCTACTACCACCCCTTCTGACGAGGCCGTCATGGTCCCAACCGGCTCTCGCTCCCAGCCCAAGTTTTACATTACTGCTAATAACGATGACGGTGGAGGCAGAAATCCTCCAACCGTCTACATCTCTGCTCAACCTCCTCCGCATGGTTCGCAGGGAGCCCGGAATATGGGGGGCCAGGTGAGCATGGGCCCCGCCTACATCCACCACCACCCACCCAAGTCCCGCGCGTCTATGGGAGGGGCAGGCACGGCCACCTCGCCCAGGGTGGTGGTCACCCAGCCCAACACCAAGTACACTTTCAAAATCACAGTGTCCCCCAACAAGCCCCCAGCAGTGTCCCCTGGCGTCGTTTCCCCTACCTTTGAGGCCACCAACCTCCTCAGCCTCCCGTCAGACCACCATTTTGTAGAGCCAGAGCCCCATCATCTCTCAGACCCTCTGTCTGCATACAGGGAGAGGCCCAGCGAGCCACGCAGACTCAGCATGGGTTCAGACGACGCTGCATACACACAAG CCCTGTTGGTTCACCAGAAGGCCCGTATGGACCGGCTGTGGCATGAGCTGGAGTTAAAAAAGAGGACGCTGGAGAAGCTAAAAGAGGAGGTCAACGAGATGGAGAACGACCTGACTAGGAGACGGCTAGAACGATCCAACTCCCAGTCCCAAATCCCCTCG ATTGAGGAAATGCAGCAGTTACGATGCAAAAACAGGATACTGCAGATTGACATCGACCTTTTAACCAAAGAAATCGATCTTCAAACAAGAG GACCCCACTTTAATCCCAGTGCAATTCATAACTTCTATGACAACATTGGATTCCTAGGTCCCGTCCCACCCAAACCCAAAG AGCCAGAGGGTCAGGGGACAGACGGAAGAATATTTAATGTCACCTCCACGCTAACCATGGAGCCCTcttctgcccctcctcctcctcccgctgCTCTCCCCCTGG
- the tab2 gene encoding TGF-beta-activated kinase 1 and MAP3K7-binding protein 2 isoform X3, which produces MAQGSHQIDIRVLHDLRQKFPEVPEGVVSQCVLQNDNNLDACCEYLSQVSPGYLYSEGGNLSNNDDPSFIRLRNHMTQLNLGLQSQFQNVHAAPGRDGLRMNGSRTLSHSLSDGPLQTGQTPNSDFFQQEPQSAPVQAPSNLNVFAVMEPKRKPQPPQHLGLYQLGGKGQSMGHHGQQTPRFNPITVTLAPNIQTGRNTPTSLHIHGGPHTQSGLSSPQGNSIYIRPYVTQPGGTTRQSQQQQAGRAQYSPTSQPQQQIYQISHPTSLPGSRTGPSCQQHQHGSSHTSQHQSQGHQTSHVYMPISSPTNPQAPSILQAPSGGQASSSGASSSVMPSGMSSFSQYNIQNISTGPRKNQIEIKLESPQRSNSTTTTLRTSSSPRSNSSTSSSCPSSSSSVGAAPGTTTTPLSIGGPGLSRSQPTVYISASPPTAATTTPSDEAVMVPTGSRSQPKFYITANNDDGGGRNPPTVYISAQPPPHGSQGARNMGGQVSMGPAYIHHHPPKSRASMGGAGTATSPRVVVTQPNTKYTFKITVSPNKPPAVSPGVVSPTFEATNLLSLPSDHHFVEPEPHHLSDPLSAYRERPSEPRRLSMGSDDAAYTQALLVHQKARMDRLWHELELKKRTLEKLKEEVNEMENDLTRRRLERSNSQSQIPSIEEMQQLRCKNRILQIDIDLLTKEIDLQTRGPVPPKPKGTLRVEPEGQGTDGRIFNVTSTLTMEPSSAPPPPPAALPLESDQEEDEGTQWSCTACTFLNHPALNRCEQCEFPRHF; this is translated from the exons ATGGCCCAGGGAAGCCACCAGATTGACATCCGGGTTTTGCACGACCTGCGCCAGAAGTTCCCTGAAGTTCCAGAGGGTGTTGTTTCCCAGTGTGTTCTGCAG AACGACAACAATTTGGACGCCTGTTGTGAGTACCTGTCTCAGGTGAGCCCGGGGTACTTGTACAGCGAAGGAGGCAACCTCAGCAACAACGACGACCCCAGCTTCATCAGGCTCCGCAATCACATGACCCAGCTGAACCTGGGCCTGCAGTCTCAGTTTCAAAATGTGCATGCGGCCCCGGGACGGGACGGCCTGAGGATGAACGGCAGCAGGACTCTGTCCCACAGCCTGAGTGACGGGCCCCTCCAGACAGGACAGACCCCCAACAGTGACTTCTTCCAGCAGGAGCCCCAGTCAGCCCCTGTGCAGGCACCCTCCAACCTCAATGTGTTTGCCGTGATGGAGCCTAAACGCAAGCCCCAGCCGCCCCAGCACCTGGGACTCTACCAGCTGGGGGGCAAAGGGCAGTCCATGGGCCATCATGGCCAGCAGACGCCCCGCTTCAACCCCATCACCGTCACCCTGGCCCCCAACATCCAGACGGGACGCAACACCCCCACCTCTTTGCACATACACGGCGGGCCCCATACACAGTCCGGACTGAGCAGTCCACAGGGTAACTCTATCTACATCAGGCCTTATGTGACCCAGCCCGGCGGTACGACCCGGCAAAGCCAGCAGCAGCAGGCTGGCAGGGCCCAGTACAGCCCCACCTCCCAGCCCCAGCAGCAGATCTATCAGATCTCCCATCCCACCTCACTGCCTGGCTCCCGGACAGGCCCTTCCTGCCAGCAGCACCAGCACGGCTCCTCACATACCTCACAGCACCAGTCACAGGGCCACCAGACCTCCCATGTCTACATGCCCATCAGCTCCCCTACCAACCCACAGGCCCCCTCTATCCTCCAGGCCCCCTCTGGAGGTCAGGCCTCCTCCTCTGGTGCCTCGTCCTCGGTCATGCCCTCTGGCATGTCCTCCTTCAGCCAGTACAACATCCAGAACATCTCCACCGGACCGCGCAAGAACCAGATAGAGATCAAACTTGAATCTCCTCAGAGGAGCAACTCCACCACGACCACACTGCGCACCAGCAGCAGCCCCCGCtccaactcctccacctcctcctcctgcccgtcatcctcctcctctgtcgGGGCAGCCCCTGGCACCACCACTACCCCCCTGTCCATCGGAGGCCCGGGCCTAAGCCGCAGCCAGCCCACTGTTTACATCTCTGCCAGCCCGCCCACCGCTGCTACTACCACCCCTTCTGACGAGGCCGTCATGGTCCCAACCGGCTCTCGCTCCCAGCCCAAGTTTTACATTACTGCTAATAACGATGACGGTGGAGGCAGAAATCCTCCAACCGTCTACATCTCTGCTCAACCTCCTCCGCATGGTTCGCAGGGAGCCCGGAATATGGGGGGCCAGGTGAGCATGGGCCCCGCCTACATCCACCACCACCCACCCAAGTCCCGCGCGTCTATGGGAGGGGCAGGCACGGCCACCTCGCCCAGGGTGGTGGTCACCCAGCCCAACACCAAGTACACTTTCAAAATCACAGTGTCCCCCAACAAGCCCCCAGCAGTGTCCCCTGGCGTCGTTTCCCCTACCTTTGAGGCCACCAACCTCCTCAGCCTCCCGTCAGACCACCATTTTGTAGAGCCAGAGCCCCATCATCTCTCAGACCCTCTGTCTGCATACAGGGAGAGGCCCAGCGAGCCACGCAGACTCAGCATGGGTTCAGACGACGCTGCATACACACAAG CCCTGTTGGTTCACCAGAAGGCCCGTATGGACCGGCTGTGGCATGAGCTGGAGTTAAAAAAGAGGACGCTGGAGAAGCTAAAAGAGGAGGTCAACGAGATGGAGAACGACCTGACTAGGAGACGGCTAGAACGATCCAACTCCCAGTCCCAAATCCCCTCG ATTGAGGAAATGCAGCAGTTACGATGCAAAAACAGGATACTGCAGATTGACATCGACCTTTTAACCAAAGAAATCGATCTTCAAACAAGAG GTCCCGTCCCACCCAAACCCAAAGGTACTTTACGTGTTG AGCCAGAGGGTCAGGGGACAGACGGAAGAATATTTAATGTCACCTCCACGCTAACCATGGAGCCCTcttctgcccctcctcctcctcccgctgCTCTCCCCCTGG
- the tab2 gene encoding TGF-beta-activated kinase 1 and MAP3K7-binding protein 2 isoform X4: protein MAQGSHQIDIRVLHDLRQKFPEVPEGVVSQCVLQNDNNLDACCEYLSQVSPGYLYSEGGNLSNNDDPSFIRLRNHMTQLNLGLQSQFQNVHAAPGRDGLRMNGSRTLSHSLSDGPLQTGQTPNSDFFQQEPQSAPVQAPSNLNVFAVMEPKRKPQPPQHLGLYQLGGKGQSMGHHGQQTPRFNPITVTLAPNIQTGRNTPTSLHIHGGPHTQSGLSSPQGNSIYIRPYVTQPGGTTRQSQQQQAGRAQYSPTSQPQQQIYQISHPTSLPGSRTGPSCQQHQHGSSHTSQHQSQGHQTSHVYMPISSPTNPQAPSILQAPSGGQASSSGASSSVMPSGMSSFSQYNIQNISTGPRKNQIEIKLESPQRSNSTTTTLRTSSSPRSNSSTSSSCPSSSSSVGAAPGTTTTPLSIGGPGLSRSQPTVYISASPPTAATTTPSDEAVMVPTGSRSQPKFYITANNDDGGGRNPPTVYISAQPPPHGSQGARNMGGQVSMGPAYIHHHPPKSRASMGGAGTATSPRVVVTQPNTKYTFKITVSPNKPPAVSPGVVSPTFEATNLLSLPSDHHFVEPEPHHLSDPLSAYRERPSEPRRLSMGSDDAAYTQALLVHQKARMDRLWHELELKKRTLEKLKEEVNEMENDLTRRRLERSNSQSQIPSIEEMQQLRCKNRILQIDIDLLTKEIDLQTRGPVPPKPKEPEGQGTDGRIFNVTSTLTMEPSSAPPPPPAALPLESDQEEDEGTQWSCTACTFLNHPALNRCEQCEFPRHF from the exons ATGGCCCAGGGAAGCCACCAGATTGACATCCGGGTTTTGCACGACCTGCGCCAGAAGTTCCCTGAAGTTCCAGAGGGTGTTGTTTCCCAGTGTGTTCTGCAG AACGACAACAATTTGGACGCCTGTTGTGAGTACCTGTCTCAGGTGAGCCCGGGGTACTTGTACAGCGAAGGAGGCAACCTCAGCAACAACGACGACCCCAGCTTCATCAGGCTCCGCAATCACATGACCCAGCTGAACCTGGGCCTGCAGTCTCAGTTTCAAAATGTGCATGCGGCCCCGGGACGGGACGGCCTGAGGATGAACGGCAGCAGGACTCTGTCCCACAGCCTGAGTGACGGGCCCCTCCAGACAGGACAGACCCCCAACAGTGACTTCTTCCAGCAGGAGCCCCAGTCAGCCCCTGTGCAGGCACCCTCCAACCTCAATGTGTTTGCCGTGATGGAGCCTAAACGCAAGCCCCAGCCGCCCCAGCACCTGGGACTCTACCAGCTGGGGGGCAAAGGGCAGTCCATGGGCCATCATGGCCAGCAGACGCCCCGCTTCAACCCCATCACCGTCACCCTGGCCCCCAACATCCAGACGGGACGCAACACCCCCACCTCTTTGCACATACACGGCGGGCCCCATACACAGTCCGGACTGAGCAGTCCACAGGGTAACTCTATCTACATCAGGCCTTATGTGACCCAGCCCGGCGGTACGACCCGGCAAAGCCAGCAGCAGCAGGCTGGCAGGGCCCAGTACAGCCCCACCTCCCAGCCCCAGCAGCAGATCTATCAGATCTCCCATCCCACCTCACTGCCTGGCTCCCGGACAGGCCCTTCCTGCCAGCAGCACCAGCACGGCTCCTCACATACCTCACAGCACCAGTCACAGGGCCACCAGACCTCCCATGTCTACATGCCCATCAGCTCCCCTACCAACCCACAGGCCCCCTCTATCCTCCAGGCCCCCTCTGGAGGTCAGGCCTCCTCCTCTGGTGCCTCGTCCTCGGTCATGCCCTCTGGCATGTCCTCCTTCAGCCAGTACAACATCCAGAACATCTCCACCGGACCGCGCAAGAACCAGATAGAGATCAAACTTGAATCTCCTCAGAGGAGCAACTCCACCACGACCACACTGCGCACCAGCAGCAGCCCCCGCtccaactcctccacctcctcctcctgcccgtcatcctcctcctctgtcgGGGCAGCCCCTGGCACCACCACTACCCCCCTGTCCATCGGAGGCCCGGGCCTAAGCCGCAGCCAGCCCACTGTTTACATCTCTGCCAGCCCGCCCACCGCTGCTACTACCACCCCTTCTGACGAGGCCGTCATGGTCCCAACCGGCTCTCGCTCCCAGCCCAAGTTTTACATTACTGCTAATAACGATGACGGTGGAGGCAGAAATCCTCCAACCGTCTACATCTCTGCTCAACCTCCTCCGCATGGTTCGCAGGGAGCCCGGAATATGGGGGGCCAGGTGAGCATGGGCCCCGCCTACATCCACCACCACCCACCCAAGTCCCGCGCGTCTATGGGAGGGGCAGGCACGGCCACCTCGCCCAGGGTGGTGGTCACCCAGCCCAACACCAAGTACACTTTCAAAATCACAGTGTCCCCCAACAAGCCCCCAGCAGTGTCCCCTGGCGTCGTTTCCCCTACCTTTGAGGCCACCAACCTCCTCAGCCTCCCGTCAGACCACCATTTTGTAGAGCCAGAGCCCCATCATCTCTCAGACCCTCTGTCTGCATACAGGGAGAGGCCCAGCGAGCCACGCAGACTCAGCATGGGTTCAGACGACGCTGCATACACACAAG CCCTGTTGGTTCACCAGAAGGCCCGTATGGACCGGCTGTGGCATGAGCTGGAGTTAAAAAAGAGGACGCTGGAGAAGCTAAAAGAGGAGGTCAACGAGATGGAGAACGACCTGACTAGGAGACGGCTAGAACGATCCAACTCCCAGTCCCAAATCCCCTCG ATTGAGGAAATGCAGCAGTTACGATGCAAAAACAGGATACTGCAGATTGACATCGACCTTTTAACCAAAGAAATCGATCTTCAAACAAGAG GTCCCGTCCCACCCAAACCCAAAG AGCCAGAGGGTCAGGGGACAGACGGAAGAATATTTAATGTCACCTCCACGCTAACCATGGAGCCCTcttctgcccctcctcctcctcccgctgCTCTCCCCCTGG
- the tab2 gene encoding TGF-beta-activated kinase 1 and MAP3K7-binding protein 2 isoform X1 — MAQGSHQIDIRVLHDLRQKFPEVPEGVVSQCVLQNDNNLDACCEYLSQVSPGYLYSEGGNLSNNDDPSFIRLRNHMTQLNLGLQSQFQNVHAAPGRDGLRMNGSRTLSHSLSDGPLQTGQTPNSDFFQQEPQSAPVQAPSNLNVFAVMEPKRKPQPPQHLGLYQLGGKGQSMGHHGQQTPRFNPITVTLAPNIQTGRNTPTSLHIHGGPHTQSGLSSPQGNSIYIRPYVTQPGGTTRQSQQQQAGRAQYSPTSQPQQQIYQISHPTSLPGSRTGPSCQQHQHGSSHTSQHQSQGHQTSHVYMPISSPTNPQAPSILQAPSGGQASSSGASSSVMPSGMSSFSQYNIQNISTGPRKNQIEIKLESPQRSNSTTTTLRTSSSPRSNSSTSSSCPSSSSSVGAAPGTTTTPLSIGGPGLSRSQPTVYISASPPTAATTTPSDEAVMVPTGSRSQPKFYITANNDDGGGRNPPTVYISAQPPPHGSQGARNMGGQVSMGPAYIHHHPPKSRASMGGAGTATSPRVVVTQPNTKYTFKITVSPNKPPAVSPGVVSPTFEATNLLSLPSDHHFVEPEPHHLSDPLSAYRERPSEPRRLSMGSDDAAYTQALLVHQKARMDRLWHELELKKRTLEKLKEEVNEMENDLTRRRLERSNSQSQIPSIEEMQQLRCKNRILQIDIDLLTKEIDLQTRGPHFNPSAIHNFYDNIGFLGPVPPKPKGTLRVEPEGQGTDGRIFNVTSTLTMEPSSAPPPPPAALPLESDQEEDEGTQWSCTACTFLNHPALNRCEQCEFPRHF; from the exons ATGGCCCAGGGAAGCCACCAGATTGACATCCGGGTTTTGCACGACCTGCGCCAGAAGTTCCCTGAAGTTCCAGAGGGTGTTGTTTCCCAGTGTGTTCTGCAG AACGACAACAATTTGGACGCCTGTTGTGAGTACCTGTCTCAGGTGAGCCCGGGGTACTTGTACAGCGAAGGAGGCAACCTCAGCAACAACGACGACCCCAGCTTCATCAGGCTCCGCAATCACATGACCCAGCTGAACCTGGGCCTGCAGTCTCAGTTTCAAAATGTGCATGCGGCCCCGGGACGGGACGGCCTGAGGATGAACGGCAGCAGGACTCTGTCCCACAGCCTGAGTGACGGGCCCCTCCAGACAGGACAGACCCCCAACAGTGACTTCTTCCAGCAGGAGCCCCAGTCAGCCCCTGTGCAGGCACCCTCCAACCTCAATGTGTTTGCCGTGATGGAGCCTAAACGCAAGCCCCAGCCGCCCCAGCACCTGGGACTCTACCAGCTGGGGGGCAAAGGGCAGTCCATGGGCCATCATGGCCAGCAGACGCCCCGCTTCAACCCCATCACCGTCACCCTGGCCCCCAACATCCAGACGGGACGCAACACCCCCACCTCTTTGCACATACACGGCGGGCCCCATACACAGTCCGGACTGAGCAGTCCACAGGGTAACTCTATCTACATCAGGCCTTATGTGACCCAGCCCGGCGGTACGACCCGGCAAAGCCAGCAGCAGCAGGCTGGCAGGGCCCAGTACAGCCCCACCTCCCAGCCCCAGCAGCAGATCTATCAGATCTCCCATCCCACCTCACTGCCTGGCTCCCGGACAGGCCCTTCCTGCCAGCAGCACCAGCACGGCTCCTCACATACCTCACAGCACCAGTCACAGGGCCACCAGACCTCCCATGTCTACATGCCCATCAGCTCCCCTACCAACCCACAGGCCCCCTCTATCCTCCAGGCCCCCTCTGGAGGTCAGGCCTCCTCCTCTGGTGCCTCGTCCTCGGTCATGCCCTCTGGCATGTCCTCCTTCAGCCAGTACAACATCCAGAACATCTCCACCGGACCGCGCAAGAACCAGATAGAGATCAAACTTGAATCTCCTCAGAGGAGCAACTCCACCACGACCACACTGCGCACCAGCAGCAGCCCCCGCtccaactcctccacctcctcctcctgcccgtcatcctcctcctctgtcgGGGCAGCCCCTGGCACCACCACTACCCCCCTGTCCATCGGAGGCCCGGGCCTAAGCCGCAGCCAGCCCACTGTTTACATCTCTGCCAGCCCGCCCACCGCTGCTACTACCACCCCTTCTGACGAGGCCGTCATGGTCCCAACCGGCTCTCGCTCCCAGCCCAAGTTTTACATTACTGCTAATAACGATGACGGTGGAGGCAGAAATCCTCCAACCGTCTACATCTCTGCTCAACCTCCTCCGCATGGTTCGCAGGGAGCCCGGAATATGGGGGGCCAGGTGAGCATGGGCCCCGCCTACATCCACCACCACCCACCCAAGTCCCGCGCGTCTATGGGAGGGGCAGGCACGGCCACCTCGCCCAGGGTGGTGGTCACCCAGCCCAACACCAAGTACACTTTCAAAATCACAGTGTCCCCCAACAAGCCCCCAGCAGTGTCCCCTGGCGTCGTTTCCCCTACCTTTGAGGCCACCAACCTCCTCAGCCTCCCGTCAGACCACCATTTTGTAGAGCCAGAGCCCCATCATCTCTCAGACCCTCTGTCTGCATACAGGGAGAGGCCCAGCGAGCCACGCAGACTCAGCATGGGTTCAGACGACGCTGCATACACACAAG CCCTGTTGGTTCACCAGAAGGCCCGTATGGACCGGCTGTGGCATGAGCTGGAGTTAAAAAAGAGGACGCTGGAGAAGCTAAAAGAGGAGGTCAACGAGATGGAGAACGACCTGACTAGGAGACGGCTAGAACGATCCAACTCCCAGTCCCAAATCCCCTCG ATTGAGGAAATGCAGCAGTTACGATGCAAAAACAGGATACTGCAGATTGACATCGACCTTTTAACCAAAGAAATCGATCTTCAAACAAGAG GACCCCACTTTAATCCCAGTGCAATTCATAACTTCTATGACAACATTGGATTCCTAGGTCCCGTCCCACCCAAACCCAAAGGTACTTTACGTGTTG AGCCAGAGGGTCAGGGGACAGACGGAAGAATATTTAATGTCACCTCCACGCTAACCATGGAGCCCTcttctgcccctcctcctcctcccgctgCTCTCCCCCTGG